Proteins from a genomic interval of Streptomyces sp. NBC_01445:
- a CDS encoding ABC transporter ATP-binding protein: protein MSETVLQVTGVTRSYRSVRAADDVSFTLGVGGSLGIVGESGSGKTTTARIVVGLERADAGEVLVRGVSRTVRARGRAARLARAREVQMVFQDPFLSLDPRITVDAALRETLRLHFPDGDHSHRLGELLDQVGLGSRAAGALPRQLSGGQRQRVAIARALAVEPAVLVLDEAVAALDVSVQAQILNLLADIREQTGIAYLFITHDLGVVRCVTDDVIVMRQGRIVESGPTPQVLDAPQHAYTRLLLESIPRPGWNPQAIALARRAL from the coding sequence ATGAGTGAAACCGTCCTCCAGGTCACCGGAGTGACCCGCTCATACCGCAGCGTCCGGGCGGCGGACGACGTCTCGTTCACGCTCGGCGTGGGCGGATCGCTCGGCATCGTCGGCGAGTCCGGCTCGGGCAAGACGACGACCGCCCGCATCGTCGTGGGCCTGGAGCGCGCCGACGCGGGCGAGGTCCTGGTGCGCGGCGTTTCTCGAACGGTTCGGGCGCGGGGCCGGGCGGCCCGGCTTGCCCGGGCCCGCGAGGTCCAGATGGTGTTCCAGGACCCGTTCCTCTCCCTCGATCCGAGAATCACCGTCGACGCGGCGCTGCGCGAAACGCTGCGGCTCCACTTTCCCGACGGGGACCACTCGCACCGTCTCGGCGAACTCCTCGACCAGGTAGGGCTCGGCAGCCGGGCGGCCGGCGCCCTGCCCCGGCAGCTCTCCGGTGGACAGCGCCAGAGGGTGGCCATCGCGCGGGCCCTCGCGGTCGAACCGGCCGTACTCGTACTCGACGAGGCCGTAGCAGCCCTGGACGTGTCGGTTCAGGCGCAGATCCTCAACCTGCTCGCCGACATCCGCGAACAGACCGGCATCGCCTACCTCTTCATCACGCACGACCTCGGCGTGGTGCGCTGCGTGACCGACGACGTGATCGTCATGCGCCAGGGCCGGATCGTCGAGTCGGGACCCACCCCCCAAGTCCTCGACGCTCCCCAACACGCATACACGCGGCTGCTGTTGGAGTCGATTCCCCGCCCCGGATGGAACCCGCAGGCCATCGCCCTGGCCCGCCGCGCTCTGTAG
- a CDS encoding agmatine deiminase family protein, whose protein sequence is MNDHRAPQSPSHRLLGRRNFLAATGLAAAGAAWAATGGGKALATPVPASGTGFAVPLDTVPHTRTWMAWPDSTAIWGRKLAGVQANIALIAKTIAKYEPVTMCANSAGVSQARSACGSAVTVIGSIPVDDCWIRDSGPVFRTDGAGGLDAVDLNFNGWGNKQTHAKDSLVAGRIAAEVGVQLTSADFVGEGGAVETDGNGTLMATKSSLVNKNRNPGMTTAQIEAAMCDAFGASKVIWFNGVTGRDITDDHVDATSRFLAAGDGLVQMPLATDTDPWSKDARQQYQLLSTSTDADGTPIAVTKLQGPDYSRIRSGDANFVAAYANYYVCNGAVISAQFGDTRADAGAKALLQRLFPGRTVEQLNIDSLGAGGGGIHCVTQQQPRP, encoded by the coding sequence GTGAACGACCACCGCGCACCTCAGAGCCCGTCCCACCGCCTGCTCGGCAGGAGGAACTTCCTCGCCGCGACAGGGCTGGCGGCGGCCGGCGCCGCCTGGGCCGCGACCGGCGGCGGCAAGGCACTCGCCACCCCGGTTCCGGCCTCCGGCACGGGCTTCGCCGTGCCGCTCGACACCGTCCCGCACACCCGGACGTGGATGGCGTGGCCCGACAGCACCGCCATCTGGGGCCGCAAGCTGGCCGGCGTCCAGGCGAACATCGCCCTCATCGCGAAGACGATCGCCAAGTACGAACCGGTCACCATGTGCGCCAACTCCGCCGGCGTCTCGCAGGCCCGGAGCGCCTGCGGATCGGCCGTCACCGTGATCGGTTCCATCCCGGTCGACGACTGCTGGATACGTGACAGCGGGCCGGTCTTCCGCACCGACGGGGCCGGTGGCCTCGACGCCGTGGACCTGAACTTCAACGGCTGGGGCAACAAGCAGACCCACGCGAAGGACTCGCTGGTCGCCGGGCGCATCGCGGCCGAGGTCGGGGTGCAGCTCACCAGCGCCGACTTCGTCGGCGAGGGCGGCGCGGTGGAGACGGACGGCAACGGCACGCTCATGGCCACCAAGAGCAGCCTCGTCAACAAGAACCGCAACCCGGGCATGACAACCGCGCAGATCGAGGCCGCGATGTGCGACGCCTTCGGGGCGTCGAAGGTGATCTGGTTCAACGGAGTGACCGGGCGGGACATCACCGACGACCACGTGGACGCCACCTCCCGCTTCCTCGCCGCGGGTGACGGCCTCGTCCAGATGCCCCTGGCCACCGACACCGACCCGTGGTCGAAGGACGCCCGTCAGCAGTACCAGCTCCTCTCCACGTCCACCGACGCCGACGGCACGCCGATCGCGGTCACCAAGCTGCAGGGCCCGGACTACTCCCGCATCCGGTCGGGTGATGCCAACTTCGTTGCGGCGTACGCCAATTACTACGTGTGCAACGGTGCGGTGATCTCGGCCCAGTTCGGTGACACCCGTGCGGACGCAGGGGCCAAGGCGCTCCTCCAGCGGCTGTTCCCGGGCCGTACCGTCGAACAGCTCAACATCGACAGCCTCGGCGCGGGCGGCGGCGGCATCCACTGCGTCACGCAGCAGCAGCCACGCCCGTAG
- a CDS encoding patatin-like phospholipase family protein, translating to MSDRGDRGGTALVLGGGGPVGGAWMTGVLAGLADAGIDLLRADLVIGTSAGAIFGARMACGESARELYERQLARADQIDLPVTTTQTLRFLRAALGSRDSQRSVQRLGRAALAVRTAPESDVRRTIAALLRDATGWPANTDLRITAIDAHTGSLGTFDAAGQVTLAEAVAASCAVPVVWPPASAAGRRWIDGGSRATANIHLASGYRRVLAVAPLATAPGPHPSAQQQAAELGAAGADIVLVSPDRAARRAMGRNMTADTRRPAAARAGHAQATALAETVTRLWKG from the coding sequence ATGAGCGACAGAGGCGACAGGGGCGGCACGGCGCTGGTCCTCGGCGGTGGCGGACCCGTGGGCGGCGCCTGGATGACGGGCGTGCTGGCAGGGCTCGCCGACGCGGGGATCGACCTCCTGCGTGCCGACCTGGTCATCGGCACGTCGGCGGGCGCGATCTTCGGTGCCCGTATGGCCTGTGGCGAATCCGCTCGGGAGTTGTACGAGCGGCAGCTGGCCCGAGCCGATCAGATCGACCTGCCGGTCACCACCACCCAGACCCTGCGATTTCTCCGGGCTGCACTCGGCTCCCGTGACTCGCAGCGGTCCGTACAGCGGCTTGGGCGAGCCGCGCTCGCCGTTCGGACAGCACCCGAATCAGACGTCCGCCGCACCATCGCGGCCCTGCTGCGGGATGCCACCGGCTGGCCCGCGAACACCGACCTGCGGATCACGGCAATCGACGCGCACACCGGGTCACTCGGGACGTTCGATGCCGCCGGACAGGTCACGCTCGCGGAAGCGGTCGCGGCGAGTTGCGCTGTCCCCGTTGTCTGGCCACCGGCGTCGGCGGCCGGGCGCCGCTGGATCGACGGTGGCAGCCGCGCCACGGCCAACATCCATCTGGCCAGTGGCTACCGGCGGGTCCTGGCCGTCGCTCCGTTGGCCACCGCGCCGGGCCCGCACCCGAGCGCCCAGCAGCAGGCGGCCGAACTCGGGGCCGCGGGAGCCGACATCGTGTTGGTGTCCCCGGACCGTGCCGCCCGTCGCGCCATGGGACGCAACATGACCGCCGACACGCGCAGGCCCGCCGCCGCCCGCGCCGGCCATGCCCAGGCCACGGCGCTCGCGGAAACGGTGACCCGTCTGTGGAAGGGATGA
- a CDS encoding NAD-dependent epimerase/dehydratase family protein yields MVVRVFVAGGTGVLGRRLVPQLVARGHQVTATTTGVAKRGLLEELGAEAVVMDGLDAASVGEAVAKARPDVIVHQMTAIAGKPDIKHMDRWFATTNRLRTEGTEHLLAAAEATGVAHFVAQSYAAWNGVREGGWVKTEEDALDLMTGTAAGPGMEAIRHVEDAVLRVGGAALRYGGLYGPGATDDQVELVLKRQFPLVGGGTGYSSWVHLDDAASATVLAVEQKVRGVFNIVDDEPAPAGEWLPYLAQCAGAKPPLRVPKWLARLVAGEVAVRMMTEGRGFSNAKAKRELGWELRHPSWRQGFRESLA; encoded by the coding sequence ATGGTTGTGCGGGTATTCGTGGCAGGCGGGACCGGGGTCCTGGGGCGGCGGCTGGTGCCGCAGCTCGTGGCCCGGGGGCACCAGGTGACGGCTACGACGACGGGCGTGGCCAAACGGGGCCTGCTCGAGGAGCTGGGCGCCGAGGCTGTCGTGATGGACGGGCTGGACGCGGCGTCGGTCGGTGAGGCCGTGGCGAAGGCCCGGCCGGACGTGATCGTGCACCAGATGACCGCGATCGCCGGCAAGCCCGACATCAAGCACATGGACCGCTGGTTCGCGACCACCAACCGGTTGCGCACCGAGGGGACGGAGCACCTGCTGGCCGCCGCCGAAGCGACCGGCGTGGCCCACTTCGTAGCGCAGAGCTACGCCGCCTGGAACGGCGTCCGCGAGGGCGGCTGGGTGAAGACCGAGGAGGACGCGCTCGACCTGATGACGGGGACGGCGGCCGGCCCGGGCATGGAGGCGATCCGCCACGTCGAGGATGCCGTCCTCCGAGTCGGCGGCGCGGCCCTGCGCTACGGCGGGCTGTACGGACCTGGCGCGACCGACGACCAGGTCGAGCTGGTGCTCAAGCGGCAGTTCCCGCTCGTCGGTGGCGGCACCGGCTACAGCTCGTGGGTGCATCTCGACGACGCGGCGAGCGCCACCGTCCTGGCCGTGGAGCAGAAGGTGAGGGGTGTGTTCAACATCGTCGACGACGAACCCGCCCCAGCCGGCGAGTGGCTGCCGTACCTGGCCCAGTGCGCGGGCGCGAAGCCTCCCCTGCGGGTTCCCAAGTGGCTGGCCCGTCTCGTGGCCGGAGAGGTCGCGGTGCGGATGATGACCGAGGGGCGCGGCTTCTCCAACGCCAAGGCCAAGCGGGAACTCGGCTGGGAACTGCGCCATCCGTCCTGGCGGCAGGGCTTCCGGGAGAGCCTCGCGTGA
- a CDS encoding TetR/AcrR family transcriptional regulator, with product MTDRTDHPNGTADTGSGTGSGKGGAGAGAPVRRRDARRNRDLLIDAAHEVFTEQGLSAPLDVIARRAGVGNATLYRHFPHRAALVDAVFRDQLAGTMDAGERARSTDDAWTGLTGYLQAVFTVLATDRGTNDLMTTHLEGVESLEAVHAHNHRTVELLLERGRDQGTVRPDVTTEDVLFALAALGRAVPALTTATTADAWHRPLALLCDSLRAAPPSPPLPSPALTPAQLDDTLHHFNR from the coding sequence ATGACAGACAGAACGGACCACCCGAACGGGACCGCGGACACCGGCAGCGGCACCGGCAGCGGCAAGGGCGGTGCGGGCGCAGGCGCACCCGTCCGCCGCCGAGACGCCCGGCGCAACAGGGACCTTCTGATCGACGCCGCCCACGAGGTGTTCACCGAACAGGGCCTGAGCGCGCCGCTGGACGTGATCGCCCGTCGCGCGGGCGTGGGAAACGCCACCCTCTACCGGCACTTTCCCCACCGCGCCGCACTCGTCGACGCGGTCTTCCGCGACCAGTTGGCCGGCACGATGGACGCCGGCGAACGCGCCCGGTCCACCGACGACGCCTGGACGGGGCTGACCGGCTACCTCCAGGCCGTCTTCACCGTCCTGGCCACCGACCGCGGTACGAACGACCTCATGACGACCCACCTGGAGGGCGTCGAGTCGCTGGAGGCCGTACACGCCCACAACCACCGCACCGTGGAACTCCTCCTCGAACGCGGTCGCGACCAGGGCACCGTCCGCCCCGATGTCACCACCGAGGACGTCCTGTTCGCCCTCGCCGCGCTCGGCCGCGCGGTCCCCGCGCTCACCACAGCGACCACCGCCGACGCCTGGCACCGCCCCCTCGCGCTCCTCTGCGACAGCCTCCGCGCCGCACCGCCGTCGCCTCCACTCCCCTCCCCCGCGCTCACTCCCGCGCAACTCGACGACACGTTGCACCACTTCAACCGCTGA
- a CDS encoding class I SAM-dependent methyltransferase has protein sequence MEQNERLLHSSSFGAAAPAYAEHRPDYAQAAVRWALEPAPGLRVLDLGAGTGKLTAALVALGAEVIAVEPDPAMLTELGRALPTVRALPGSAEAVPLPDASVDAVVAGNAMHWFDMDVAGPEIARVLAPGGVLAGLWNVFDNQVDWVAQLERVSGSAAIGPRDTRSSWRAETAGAHLPRAGLVARFGSPEQTEFPHGQRRTADSLVATFATKAGVLVMPEQERETTLDPIRAFLTSRPETAHGEFTLPMLTGVLRVRRL, from the coding sequence GTGGAACAGAACGAACGGCTACTGCACAGCTCGTCGTTCGGTGCGGCGGCACCCGCATACGCCGAGCACCGCCCGGACTACGCGCAGGCCGCGGTGCGTTGGGCGCTCGAGCCCGCGCCGGGCCTCCGAGTGCTCGACCTCGGCGCCGGAACGGGCAAGCTGACTGCCGCGCTGGTCGCGCTGGGCGCCGAGGTCATCGCGGTCGAACCCGACCCGGCGATGCTGACCGAGTTGGGCCGCGCGCTGCCGACTGTCCGCGCCTTGCCGGGTAGCGCTGAGGCCGTACCGCTGCCTGACGCGTCCGTCGATGCCGTCGTGGCCGGCAACGCCATGCACTGGTTCGACATGGACGTCGCGGGACCCGAGATTGCCAGAGTCCTCGCACCCGGTGGCGTGCTGGCGGGCTTGTGGAACGTATTCGACAACCAGGTCGACTGGGTTGCCCAACTTGAGCGCGTCAGTGGGAGCGCGGCCATCGGGCCGCGGGACACACGCAGCAGTTGGCGCGCCGAGACGGCCGGCGCACACCTTCCAAGGGCCGGCCTGGTCGCCCGGTTCGGCTCCCCTGAGCAGACCGAGTTCCCGCACGGGCAGCGCCGGACCGCCGACTCCCTCGTCGCGACGTTCGCGACCAAGGCGGGAGTGCTCGTCATGCCGGAACAGGAACGGGAGACCACGCTCGATCCGATCCGCGCATTCCTTACGAGCAGACCGGAGACCGCCCACGGCGAGTTCACCCTCCCGATGCTGACCGGCGTGCTGCGCGTCCGGCGACTGTGA
- a CDS encoding endonuclease/exonuclease/phosphatase family protein, with product MKWDRSAWARGRVLAALAVVTAGLLAFHRAVPNSVGHLGSLLEQFLPWLGLVVVVLFLLALVRRSAAALVALLLPVAAWTYLCGGLLLPGKTPGAHDLVVVQHNVSDVNTDPAGTARALADAGPDLIALEELLPAARPVYDRTLAPRYPYHAVRGTVGLWSKHPLTDARLVDIKPRGIRESWERGLRAVVHAPRGEIAVYVAHLPSVRVGASGLGSTWRDESACVLGQAVAAEKVKPVILLGDLNSTVDDRGLAPLTSSMNTAERGFAFSFPAAFPVARIDQVMARSATVTQIRTLPETGSDHLPVAARITLGQ from the coding sequence GTGAAGTGGGATCGTTCGGCCTGGGCACGCGGGCGTGTGCTCGCTGCGCTCGCCGTGGTGACGGCCGGACTGTTGGCGTTCCACCGGGCCGTGCCCAACTCCGTGGGGCACCTGGGCAGTCTGCTGGAGCAGTTCCTGCCCTGGCTCGGCCTGGTGGTCGTGGTGCTGTTCCTCCTGGCGCTGGTGCGCCGTTCGGCCGCAGCGCTGGTGGCCCTGCTCCTGCCCGTGGCGGCATGGACGTACCTCTGCGGCGGGCTGCTGTTGCCGGGGAAGACACCTGGCGCACACGACCTGGTCGTGGTGCAGCACAACGTCAGTGACGTGAACACCGACCCGGCGGGCACAGCCCGCGCCCTGGCCGACGCCGGGCCCGACCTCATCGCGTTGGAGGAGCTGCTCCCGGCGGCGCGGCCCGTCTACGACAGGACGCTGGCCCCGCGGTATCCGTACCACGCGGTCCGGGGTACGGTCGGACTCTGGTCGAAGCATCCACTGACCGACGCCCGGCTGGTGGACATCAAACCCCGTGGGATTAGGGAGAGTTGGGAGCGTGGGCTGCGCGCCGTGGTCCACGCGCCGCGCGGCGAGATCGCCGTGTACGTTGCGCATCTGCCCTCGGTCCGCGTCGGGGCGAGCGGCCTCGGCTCCACGTGGCGCGACGAGAGCGCCTGCGTGCTGGGACAGGCCGTCGCTGCCGAGAAGGTGAAGCCGGTGATCCTGCTGGGCGACCTCAACAGCACGGTCGACGACCGCGGGTTGGCCCCGCTGACCTCAAGCATGAACACGGCGGAGCGCGGATTCGCGTTCAGCTTCCCTGCCGCCTTCCCGGTGGCACGGATCGACCAGGTGATGGCCCGCTCGGCGACGGTCACCCAGATCCGTACGCTGCCCGAAACCGGCAGCGACCATCTGCCCGTGGCCGCCCGGATCACACTGGGCCAGTGA
- a CDS encoding cytochrome P450 family protein, whose protein sequence is MQQPPTLADHAPKGHDTAADPFPVYAALRAKGPVHRVLVPGSGEAWLVVTRDAARAALTDPRLRNDIRHSASWRDDGGHAIGRNMLQTDPPQHTRLRRLVAGHFTPGRITALRPRIEAMAADLLAELPRHGTADLVSAYALPLPVTVICDLLGIPASDHAVFHAWSNALVMPANPEQAVAAATELTVYLAELIDHKRRTPDSGLLSVLAATDTAAVDAPPATEELLGMAFLLLVAGHETTVNLISGTLHALLTHPDQLDLLRAEPELTGAAIEESLRYNSPVHASAFRFAAEPLDIAGARIPAGDAVLVSLAAASRDPLHFPDPGRFDIRRAPNSHLGFGHGLHHCLGAPLARTEATIALSLLLQDRPALAFATDPATLTWRTSTLLRGLTELPLRVG, encoded by the coding sequence ATGCAGCAGCCACCCACCCTCGCCGACCATGCCCCGAAAGGCCACGACACGGCCGCAGACCCCTTCCCCGTATACGCGGCCCTACGGGCCAAGGGTCCCGTGCACCGTGTCCTCGTCCCGGGGAGCGGCGAGGCGTGGCTGGTCGTCACGCGTGACGCGGCGCGCGCCGCGTTGACCGATCCGCGCCTGCGCAACGACATCCGGCACTCGGCCTCCTGGCGCGACGACGGGGGACACGCCATCGGGCGCAACATGCTCCAGACCGATCCACCCCAGCACACCCGCCTCCGCCGCCTGGTCGCGGGCCACTTCACTCCGGGTCGCATCACCGCCCTGCGCCCGCGGATCGAAGCCATGGCCGCCGACCTGCTGGCCGAACTCCCGCGCCACGGGACCGCCGACCTGGTCAGCGCCTACGCACTGCCGCTGCCGGTCACCGTGATCTGCGACCTCCTCGGCATCCCGGCGTCCGACCACGCCGTGTTCCACGCCTGGTCCAACGCGCTGGTCATGCCGGCGAACCCCGAGCAGGCGGTCGCAGCAGCCACCGAACTGACCGTGTATCTGGCCGAGTTGATCGACCACAAGCGCCGTACACCGGACTCCGGCCTGCTCAGCGTCCTCGCCGCCACCGACACCGCGGCCGTTGACGCCCCGCCGGCCACCGAAGAACTGCTCGGCATGGCCTTCCTGCTCCTTGTCGCGGGCCACGAGACCACCGTCAATCTCATCTCCGGCACGCTCCACGCCCTGCTCACCCACCCGGACCAGCTCGACCTCCTCAGAGCCGAACCTGAGCTGACGGGTGCGGCCATCGAGGAATCGCTCCGCTACAACTCACCCGTACACGCAAGCGCGTTCCGCTTCGCCGCCGAACCACTCGACATCGCCGGAGCGCGCATCCCCGCGGGCGACGCCGTACTCGTCTCCCTCGCCGCCGCTTCCCGGGACCCACTGCACTTCCCCGACCCGGGCCGGTTCGACATCCGCCGGGCGCCCAACAGCCACCTCGGCTTCGGCCACGGCCTCCACCACTGCCTGGGCGCGCCCCTGGCCCGCACCGAAGCCACCATCGCCCTCAGCCTGCTCCTCCAGGACCGCCCCGCCCTCGCGTTCGCGACGGACCCGGCCACCCTCACGTGGCGCACCAGCACCCTGCTCAGAGGCCTGACCGAACTGCCCCTGCGCGTCGGCTGA
- a CDS encoding SAM-dependent methyltransferase gives MTDDATTPGAAAHQKIDTSVPHSARIWNYWLGGKDNYPVDEEAGDAYSAVFPGISTIARSSRAFLRRNISYLVTEAGIRQFLDVGTGLPTGDNTHEVAQRLAPETKIVYVDHDPMVLAHARALLTSTPEGATAYVDANLSDPDRILAAAAETLDFTRPTALILSNILGHMGDYEQARTIVKRLMDGLPSGSYLSINDGSRGFDAGFEQAQDGYNSSGAVPYFLRPVDEITAFFDGLELLEPGVVSVPFWRPESASPAPELVAEHGGLARKP, from the coding sequence ATGACGGACGACGCGACGACGCCCGGAGCTGCGGCTCACCAGAAGATCGACACGTCCGTTCCGCATTCGGCCCGGATCTGGAACTACTGGCTGGGCGGAAAGGACAACTACCCGGTCGACGAGGAGGCGGGCGACGCGTACAGCGCCGTGTTCCCCGGGATCTCCACCATCGCCCGAAGCAGCCGCGCCTTCCTCCGCCGCAACATCTCGTACCTGGTCACCGAGGCCGGCATCCGTCAGTTCCTGGACGTCGGGACCGGCCTGCCGACCGGGGACAACACCCACGAAGTCGCCCAGCGGCTCGCCCCCGAGACCAAGATCGTGTACGTCGACCACGACCCGATGGTCCTCGCGCACGCCCGCGCGCTCCTCACCTCGACCCCCGAAGGTGCGACCGCCTACGTCGACGCGAACCTGTCCGACCCCGACCGCATCCTCGCGGCGGCCGCCGAAACGCTGGACTTCACCCGCCCGACGGCCCTGATCCTCAGCAACATCCTCGGCCACATGGGCGACTACGAGCAGGCGCGGACCATCGTCAAGCGGCTGATGGACGGACTGCCGTCGGGCAGCTACCTCTCCATCAACGACGGGTCGCGCGGCTTCGACGCCGGCTTCGAGCAGGCCCAGGACGGTTACAACAGCTCCGGCGCCGTCCCCTACTTCCTGCGCCCGGTCGACGAGATCACGGCGTTCTTCGACGGCCTCGAACTCCTGGAACCCGGCGTGGTATCGGTGCCGTTCTGGCGCCCCGAGTCGGCCTCTCCGGCCCCTGAACTCGTCGCCGAACACGGCGGCCTCGCCCGCAAGCCGTAA
- a CDS encoding YciI family protein: MPIYAVTYTYTDDSAARGELHPAHREFLGTLVEQGINLASGPIVAGDVPGALLLFRASDKQAALAATDKDPFRVQGLVSDVSVQEWKPVLGPLADQLA; encoded by the coding sequence ATGCCCATCTACGCTGTGACCTACACCTACACCGACGACTCCGCGGCCCGCGGCGAGCTCCACCCCGCCCACCGGGAGTTCCTCGGCACGCTCGTCGAGCAGGGGATCAACCTCGCCTCGGGCCCCATCGTCGCCGGGGACGTCCCCGGCGCGCTGCTCCTGTTCCGCGCCTCCGACAAGCAGGCAGCGCTGGCAGCCACGGACAAGGACCCGTTCCGCGTGCAGGGACTCGTCAGCGATGTCTCGGTCCAGGAGTGGAAGCCGGTACTCGGACCGCTCGCCGACCAGCTGGCCTGA